The Nitrospira sp. CR1.1 genome has a segment encoding these proteins:
- a CDS encoding NTP transferase domain-containing protein, with product MKGVVLAGGLGSRLLPLTKVTNKHLLPVYDKPMIYYPIQTLVNAGITEIMLVTGGNSAGDFLKLLGNGRDFGLKHLSYTYQQGEGGIADALRLAEHFADDGPLCVVLGDNLIQGNIAKAAESFRAQKSGAKILLKDVKDPQRFGVPHLEGNRVLSIEEKPAHPKSSYAVTGIYFYDARVFEITRTLTPSGRGELEITDVNNAYIASGELTWDVLDGWWTDAGTIESLLAANQLVAQTGANRMEF from the coding sequence ATGAAGGGTGTCGTACTCGCCGGAGGGCTCGGATCACGCCTGCTCCCGCTCACCAAAGTGACCAACAAACATCTGCTCCCCGTCTACGACAAGCCGATGATCTACTATCCCATCCAAACGCTCGTGAACGCCGGCATCACGGAAATCATGTTGGTGACCGGCGGAAACAGCGCCGGTGATTTCCTGAAATTGCTGGGGAATGGCCGGGATTTCGGCCTGAAACATCTCAGCTATACCTATCAGCAGGGCGAGGGGGGGATCGCCGATGCATTACGGCTCGCGGAGCATTTTGCCGATGATGGTCCGCTTTGCGTCGTGCTGGGAGACAATTTGATCCAGGGCAACATTGCGAAGGCCGCCGAGTCGTTCCGGGCACAGAAGAGCGGCGCCAAGATTTTGCTGAAGGACGTGAAAGATCCGCAGCGTTTTGGTGTGCCCCACCTCGAAGGGAACCGGGTGCTTAGTATCGAGGAGAAGCCGGCTCATCCAAAGTCCTCGTACGCGGTCACGGGCATTTATTTTTACGATGCGCGCGTGTTTGAGATTACCCGGACGCTCACGCCGTCCGGGCGAGGCGAATTAGAGATTACCGATGTCAACAATGCCTACATTGCCTCCGGGGAGTTGACGTGGGACGTGCTCGACGGTTGGTGGACGGATGCCGGCACGATTGAATCGCTCCTTGCCGCCAACCAGCTGGTTGCGCAGACCGGGGCAAACAGGATGGAGTTCTAA
- a CDS encoding glycosyltransferase: MVPSVRIARNLLHHELIQRNLVKIVIAAWHLKNVNVGIGRYARELIAALGQVDQANHYDILLPQAEHPFMARPNMRYRVVRFPLFRRRFWEQVAPLLVGSYDVLHFPYDSCVAWKRGRFVTTIHDVKPLLFPELRPRTNLNSRVEDWLVGDRWRTIDQVITVSEHSRRDLLAHAPLRPDQVSVTPLGLDAERFRPAEKRHEGRPYVLCVAGTDPTKNVGLLIDAFAALPGDLRSRFDLVLAGDVCKREDIRAAIARRGLSAQAKLVGLLSDAALVTCYQQATVFVFPSLYEGFGLPVLEAMGCGCPVICSNASSLPEVAGEAAVLVDPRRADQLTQELARVLESADLRESLRARALARAKEYVWERTARQTVAVYERTVGR; encoded by the coding sequence ATGGTTCCATCCGTTCGCATCGCGCGCAATCTCCTCCACCATGAGTTGATCCAACGCAACCTTGTGAAAATCGTCATCGCCGCCTGGCATCTGAAGAACGTTAACGTGGGGATCGGGCGTTATGCCCGGGAATTGATCGCGGCGCTGGGGCAGGTCGATCAGGCCAATCACTATGACATTCTGCTGCCCCAAGCGGAACATCCCTTCATGGCGCGTCCGAACATGCGGTATCGCGTGGTGCGGTTTCCGCTGTTTCGCCGGCGATTCTGGGAGCAGGTCGCGCCGCTGCTGGTCGGCTCTTACGACGTGCTGCATTTTCCTTATGATTCCTGTGTGGCCTGGAAGCGCGGGAGGTTTGTGACGACCATTCACGATGTCAAACCGCTGTTGTTTCCGGAACTCCGCCCCCGGACGAATCTCAACAGTCGCGTCGAAGACTGGCTGGTGGGGGATCGTTGGCGGACGATCGACCAGGTGATCACGGTTTCAGAACATTCCCGGCGCGACCTGTTGGCGCATGCGCCGCTTCGTCCGGACCAGGTGAGTGTGACGCCGCTTGGTCTTGACGCCGAGCGATTCCGGCCGGCCGAAAAGCGGCATGAGGGCAGGCCGTACGTGCTGTGTGTCGCCGGAACAGATCCGACCAAAAATGTCGGCCTGCTGATTGACGCCTTCGCGGCACTTCCCGGCGACTTGCGCAGCCGGTTCGATCTGGTCCTGGCGGGTGATGTCTGCAAACGTGAGGATATCCGCGCCGCGATTGCCCGGCGGGGGCTGAGCGCTCAGGCCAAACTGGTCGGCCTCCTGTCCGATGCCGCGCTCGTGACCTGCTACCAGCAGGCCACGGTGTTCGTCTTTCCCTCCCTCTATGAGGGATTCGGTCTGCCGGTCTTGGAGGCCATGGGCTGTGGCTGTCCGGTAATCTGCTCCAACGCGTCATCGCTACCCGAAGTGGCCGGCGAGGCGGCGGTGCTCGTCGATCCTCGCCGGGCCGACCAATTGACGCAGGAACTGGCCAGAGTGCTAGAATCAGCGGATTTGCGGGAGTCTCTAAGGGCGCGCGCCCTTGCCCGCGCGAAAGAATATGTGTGGGAACGTACGGCAAGACAAACGGTCGCGGTGTACGAACGGACGGTCGGCCGGTGA
- the rfbB gene encoding dTDP-glucose 4,6-dehydratase, producing the protein MRILVTGGAGFIGSHLVRRLIQSGRHSVVNLDALKYSGNLENLADLAGHPQYRFVHADIGDQQAVHAALQEHRIEGIINCAAETHVDRSILDPGAFARTDVVGTGILLEEARQAGVQRFLQVSTDEVYGSVEQGSSTEGDRLEPRSPYSASKAGGDLLVLSYWTTYRFPVVVTRGSNTYGPNQYPEKFIPLFATNAIDGEPLPLYGDGRQCRDWLSVYDHAAGIQHVFEQGEPGAVYNVGGGNERENIAVAERIVAALGKSRSLIRLVQDRPGHDRRYSIDCSRLRALGWSPQVPFEEGLTQTVEWYRTHEAWWRKIKSGEFKDYYRQQYGQRLEKGTACGSS; encoded by the coding sequence ATGCGTATTCTCGTCACGGGAGGCGCCGGCTTCATTGGATCCCATCTGGTGCGCCGCTTGATCCAGAGCGGCCGCCATTCGGTCGTGAATCTCGATGCGCTCAAGTATTCCGGCAACCTGGAAAACCTTGCGGACCTGGCCGGCCACCCTCAGTACCGCTTCGTCCATGCGGATATCGGCGATCAGCAGGCCGTGCATGCCGCGTTGCAGGAACACCGGATTGAGGGCATCATCAACTGCGCCGCCGAAACCCATGTCGATCGGTCGATTCTTGATCCGGGGGCGTTCGCCCGCACCGATGTGGTGGGGACGGGCATTCTGCTGGAGGAGGCGCGGCAGGCAGGGGTGCAGCGGTTCCTGCAAGTCAGCACCGATGAAGTGTACGGCAGCGTCGAGCAGGGGAGTTCCACGGAAGGCGACCGCCTGGAACCGCGCAGCCCCTATTCGGCCAGCAAGGCGGGCGGGGATCTGCTCGTTCTGAGTTACTGGACGACCTACCGCTTTCCTGTCGTGGTCACCCGTGGCAGTAACACCTATGGTCCAAACCAGTACCCTGAGAAATTCATTCCCCTGTTTGCCACGAATGCGATCGACGGCGAGCCGCTTCCGCTCTACGGCGATGGCAGGCAGTGCCGGGATTGGTTGTCGGTCTATGATCATGCGGCGGGAATTCAGCATGTGTTCGAACAGGGCGAGCCGGGCGCCGTCTACAATGTCGGCGGCGGGAACGAACGCGAGAATATTGCGGTCGCCGAACGGATCGTGGCGGCGCTTGGAAAGTCTCGCTCGCTGATCCGGTTGGTCCAGGACCGGCCCGGGCACGACCGCCGCTATTCGATTGATTGCAGCCGGTTGCGTGCTCTGGGCTGGTCGCCCCAAGTGCCGTTCGAAGAAGGGCTGACGCAGACGGTTGAGTGGTATCGCACGCATGAAGCGTGGTGGCGAAAGATTAAGTCCGGCGAGTTCAAGGACTACTACCGCCAGCAATATGGCCAGCGTTTGGAAAAGGGGACGGCGTGCGGATCGTCATAA
- the rfbD gene encoding dTDP-4-dehydrorhamnose reductase, with protein sequence MRIVITGARGQLGADLQQVLQGHQLTLLDLPTFDLTHEDCGRPIVDAVPDAVIHAGAHTDVDGAERHPGLAMAINADGTERVARAAAQVGARLVYISTDYVFDGRGTRPYVETDQTNPVSAYGASKCAGEERALACCENTLVVRTAWLYGLQGKNFVKTMLQLAAERPCLKVVADQQGCPTFAEDLARMIGQLVTHPVRGLLHVTNEGHCTWHEFATEIMRRSGQAVPVEAITTADMPRPAKRPAYSVLSAERLHHLGFRMPSWQDGLQRFLQALPAGSSAALRG encoded by the coding sequence GTGCGGATCGTCATAACCGGGGCGCGGGGACAACTCGGCGCGGATCTCCAGCAGGTTCTGCAGGGGCATCAGCTGACGTTACTGGATCTCCCGACATTTGACCTGACGCATGAGGACTGCGGCCGCCCGATCGTCGATGCCGTACCCGACGCGGTGATACACGCCGGCGCGCATACGGATGTGGATGGGGCTGAACGTCATCCGGGGTTGGCCATGGCGATCAATGCCGACGGGACCGAACGCGTCGCGCGCGCGGCCGCTCAGGTGGGAGCCAGGCTCGTATATATCTCGACCGACTACGTTTTTGATGGCCGTGGCACGCGTCCCTACGTTGAAACCGATCAGACCAACCCTGTGAGCGCCTATGGGGCGTCCAAATGTGCCGGTGAGGAGCGGGCCTTGGCCTGCTGCGAGAATACGCTGGTGGTGCGGACCGCGTGGCTTTATGGCTTGCAGGGGAAGAATTTTGTGAAGACCATGCTCCAATTGGCTGCGGAACGTCCCTGCTTGAAAGTCGTCGCGGATCAGCAGGGTTGCCCGACCTTTGCCGAGGATCTCGCTCGTATGATCGGACAGCTCGTGACGCATCCGGTACGCGGTCTCTTGCATGTCACGAATGAAGGCCACTGCACCTGGCATGAGTTTGCGACGGAGATCATGCGACGATCCGGACAGGCCGTGCCGGTCGAAGCTATCACAACGGCCGACATGCCCCGTCCGGCCAAGCGCCCGGCCTATTCGGTCCTTTCGGCTGAGCGGCTCCACCATCTCGGCTTCCGAATGCCGTCCTGGCAGGACGGGCTGCAGCGATTTCTGCAAGCCCTGCCGGCCGGGTCTTCAGCGGCTCTCCGCGGATAA
- a CDS encoding glycosyltransferase has protein sequence MNDELVSVVIPVFNGAPFVAKAVASVRAQGHREVEILVVDDGSTDGTQDVLKRLEQRDGIRWFQRSHGGPARSRNYGIEAARGQYVALLDCDDEWLPGKLAAQLAVMRARPDVGVVHTDFDVRFEDGTLEERVTARSSREPMVQAFAGGHVALPSTLLIRKNVLDQVGRLDPELYGSEDSDLTIRLFRVTAFECIDQVLVTKLQRGHGYRDMAFDEQTHRERVLASRDRFLMRLEGFAPLTTAQRAALDREWANYYLLKGAAAERAGRAAEARSQYRKAIRKAPTRIRCYTRWLRTWTS, from the coding sequence GTGAACGATGAGTTGGTCAGTGTCGTCATCCCGGTCTTCAACGGGGCGCCGTTTGTCGCAAAGGCGGTGGCCAGCGTTCGGGCACAGGGGCACCGCGAGGTGGAGATCCTTGTGGTCGATGACGGATCGACGGATGGGACGCAAGACGTGCTGAAGCGTCTGGAGCAGCGCGACGGCATCCGGTGGTTTCAGCGCAGCCACGGCGGACCGGCCCGTAGCCGCAATTACGGTATTGAAGCGGCGCGCGGGCAGTATGTTGCGCTGCTGGACTGCGATGATGAGTGGCTGCCGGGCAAATTGGCCGCGCAGTTGGCGGTCATGCGCGCACGTCCGGATGTGGGAGTGGTCCATACGGATTTTGACGTGCGCTTTGAAGACGGAACTCTGGAAGAGCGCGTCACCGCCCGTTCGAGCCGCGAGCCGATGGTGCAGGCCTTCGCCGGAGGCCATGTGGCCTTGCCCTCGACTTTGTTGATCCGGAAGAACGTGCTCGACCAGGTGGGGCGGTTGGATCCGGAACTGTATGGATCGGAAGATTCCGACCTGACAATCAGGCTATTCCGGGTGACCGCCTTCGAATGCATCGATCAGGTGCTGGTCACCAAGCTGCAACGGGGGCATGGCTATCGGGACATGGCCTTCGATGAGCAGACTCATCGGGAGCGGGTGCTGGCCAGCCGGGATCGCTTTCTGATGCGCCTCGAAGGGTTTGCGCCGCTGACGACCGCACAACGCGCCGCGCTGGATCGGGAATGGGCCAACTATTATCTGCTGAAGGGCGCGGCCGCAGAACGGGCAGGCCGGGCGGCCGAGGCGCGGAGCCAGTATCGGAAGGCGATCCGCAAGGCTCCGACCCGGATTCGATGTTATACGCGTTGGCTGCGCACCTGGACGTCCTGA
- a CDS encoding glycosyltransferase, producing the protein MAHVSVVIPAYNGTSRYLEQAIRSVLAQSYADHEIIVVDDASTDRTDALVRAIPQVRYTRHSRNAGQAAARNTGARLAQSPYLAFLDQDDLWEPTFLETTLAILEPATEAALVHCDGYQVNERNEILEYDAAMKHQRSVTQLLRGGHDAATSGSLFRKTCFDAVGGYDEDLSIWEDIDLAIRLYGPGRFIYVPQPMYRHRLYGHNASRDIPSLRALDGRRRFLDKHAAACQPGTPEGEALANDWAIYYADLGKHHLRAHAPQQARQAFRLALHHQPLNVKTWSRLLRSYFV; encoded by the coding sequence GTGGCACACGTCAGCGTCGTCATCCCCGCCTACAACGGCACCTCCCGATACCTGGAGCAAGCCATCCGCTCGGTCCTGGCGCAAAGTTATGCGGATCACGAGATCATCGTCGTGGACGATGCCTCGACCGATCGCACCGATGCGTTGGTGCGGGCCATTCCTCAGGTCCGATACACGCGCCACTCCCGGAATGCCGGGCAAGCCGCCGCACGCAATACCGGCGCGCGCCTTGCGCAGAGTCCGTACCTGGCGTTTCTGGACCAGGATGATCTCTGGGAACCGACGTTTTTAGAGACGACGCTGGCGATCCTCGAACCGGCCACAGAGGCAGCGCTCGTCCACTGTGACGGTTATCAGGTCAATGAACGGAACGAGATCCTTGAATATGACGCCGCCATGAAACATCAGCGCAGCGTTACGCAGCTGCTCCGCGGCGGACACGATGCCGCCACATCCGGCTCATTGTTCCGAAAAACCTGCTTCGACGCGGTGGGAGGCTACGACGAAGACCTGTCGATCTGGGAAGACATCGATCTCGCCATTCGGCTCTATGGGCCCGGGCGATTTATCTATGTCCCGCAACCCATGTACCGTCATCGGCTGTACGGCCACAATGCGTCGAGAGATATTCCCTCCCTGCGCGCACTGGACGGCCGCCGGCGATTTCTCGACAAACATGCCGCCGCCTGCCAGCCTGGGACGCCGGAAGGCGAAGCCCTCGCGAACGACTGGGCCATTTATTATGCCGATCTTGGCAAGCATCACCTGCGAGCGCATGCTCCTCAGCAGGCGCGGCAGGCATTTCGCCTCGCCCTGCATCACCAACCGCTCAACGTCAAAACCTGGTCCCGGCTTCTCAGGTCGTACTTTGTCTAG
- the pseC gene encoding UDP-4-amino-4,6-dideoxy-N-acetyl-beta-L-altrosamine transaminase codes for MIPYGRQAISEEDIQAVTAVLRSDWITQGPAIPRFEQAVATYCHVPYSVAVSSATAALHLACLALEVGPGDRVWTTPNTFVASANCALYCNATVDFVDIDPATANMGVPALARKLQDAEARGGLPKVVIPVHFSGEPCDMVEIAKLAHRYGFRIIEDASHAIGARYSDGVVGDCRHSDMTVFSFHPVKIITTGEGGGLTTQRPELARKLTLLRTHGITRDTTEMTGGTHGPWYYEQVMLGFNYRMTDLQAALGISQLSRIEEFVSRRHLLASRYDAALPGLPVRLLSRSTASRSALHLYVVYVSADRRRQVFDQLRERDVGVNVHYIPVHLQPYYRRFGFREGDFPAAERHYQEAISLPLYPGLKESEQDRIITALREVLQ; via the coding sequence ATGATTCCGTATGGACGACAAGCCATATCCGAGGAAGACATTCAGGCAGTGACGGCCGTGCTCCGTTCTGATTGGATCACCCAAGGCCCCGCCATTCCCCGGTTTGAACAGGCAGTCGCCACCTATTGTCATGTGCCATATAGTGTGGCTGTGAGCAGCGCGACGGCGGCGCTTCATCTGGCGTGTTTGGCTCTAGAGGTAGGCCCCGGCGATCGCGTGTGGACTACGCCCAACACGTTTGTGGCCAGCGCAAATTGCGCGTTGTATTGCAATGCCACAGTTGATTTTGTCGATATCGATCCTGCTACCGCGAATATGGGTGTGCCAGCACTCGCGAGAAAGTTGCAAGATGCAGAGGCCAGGGGCGGCTTGCCCAAAGTCGTGATCCCGGTCCATTTTTCGGGAGAGCCTTGCGATATGGTGGAGATTGCGAAACTCGCCCATCGTTATGGGTTTCGGATCATCGAAGATGCCTCGCACGCGATCGGAGCACGATATTCTGACGGGGTCGTGGGGGATTGCCGTCATAGTGACATGACCGTATTTAGTTTTCATCCGGTCAAGATCATTACAACCGGTGAGGGTGGCGGGCTGACCACGCAACGGCCCGAGTTGGCCAGGAAGCTCACACTCCTGAGGACTCACGGCATCACGCGCGACACGACGGAAATGACAGGGGGTACGCATGGGCCTTGGTATTATGAGCAGGTCATGCTGGGATTCAATTATCGCATGACCGATCTTCAGGCTGCGCTGGGAATAAGCCAGCTTTCTCGCATTGAAGAGTTTGTATCGCGACGCCACCTGTTGGCGTCCCGCTACGACGCGGCTCTTCCAGGCTTGCCTGTCCGATTGCTCTCACGATCAACTGCCAGCCGCTCTGCCTTGCACCTCTATGTGGTGTATGTGTCTGCTGATCGACGCCGGCAGGTGTTCGATCAACTGCGCGAGCGGGATGTTGGCGTAAATGTCCATTATATTCCCGTGCACCTGCAACCCTACTACCGACGTTTCGGGTTTCGCGAAGGGGATTTTCCTGCAGCTGAACGACACTATCAAGAAGCGATCAGTCTCCCGCTCTATCCTGGTCTCAAAGAATCCGAGCAAGACCGGATAATCACTGCGCTTAGGGAGGTATTGCAATAA
- a CDS encoding NAD-dependent epimerase/dehydratase family protein produces MDRHARVYVAGHRGMVGSAIVRALTARGYDNLVVRTSTEVDLRDNRQVAGFFSETKPEYVYLAAAKVGGILANSTLPAEFIYDNLAIQTNVVHQAYLHGVKKLLLLGSSCIYPRDAPQPMKEEYLLTGPLEPTNEWYAVAKIAGIKMCQAYRRQYGCDFIAAMPTNLYGPNDNFDLQHSHVLAALIRRFHEAREQGQAPTLWGSGTPMREFLHADDCAEACLFLMDRYSDPMIVNVGAGEEISIADLAALVAEVTGYRGDIHWDRSKPDGMPRKLMDCSRMTALGWKPRIALRNGLVDAYAWYRRSQ; encoded by the coding sequence ATCGACAGACACGCGCGGGTTTACGTGGCCGGGCATCGGGGAATGGTGGGTTCTGCGATCGTCCGCGCCCTCACGGCCCGCGGGTATGACAATCTGGTTGTGCGCACTAGCACCGAAGTGGATTTGCGCGACAACAGGCAAGTCGCCGGATTCTTTTCGGAGACGAAGCCCGAATACGTCTATCTGGCTGCGGCCAAAGTGGGCGGCATTCTCGCCAACAGCACCTTGCCGGCGGAGTTCATTTACGACAACCTGGCGATTCAAACCAACGTTGTGCATCAAGCGTACCTCCATGGGGTGAAGAAACTGTTGCTGCTGGGTTCGTCCTGCATCTACCCGAGGGATGCTCCTCAGCCGATGAAGGAAGAATATCTGTTGACAGGCCCGCTCGAACCCACCAATGAGTGGTATGCCGTGGCGAAAATCGCCGGGATCAAGATGTGCCAGGCCTACCGGCGGCAATACGGGTGTGATTTTATTGCGGCGATGCCCACGAACCTGTATGGCCCGAACGATAACTTTGATCTCCAGCATTCTCATGTGCTGGCGGCATTGATCCGTCGATTCCATGAGGCGCGGGAGCAGGGGCAGGCGCCCACGCTCTGGGGCTCGGGGACTCCGATGCGGGAGTTTCTCCACGCGGATGATTGTGCGGAAGCCTGTTTGTTTTTGATGGACAGGTATTCCGATCCCATGATCGTAAACGTTGGTGCGGGGGAAGAGATTTCGATCGCGGATCTTGCGGCGCTGGTCGCCGAGGTGACCGGGTATCGAGGCGACATCCACTGGGATCGAAGCAAGCCGGACGGCATGCCGCGGAAGCTCATGGATTGCAGCCGGATGACGGCATTGGGATGGAAACCAAGAATCGCGCTCCGAAACGGGTTGGTGGATGCCTATGCTTGGTATCGGAGGTCACAATGA
- the pseB gene encoding UDP-N-acetylglucosamine 4,6-dehydratase (inverting), with protein sequence MLNGKSILLTGGTGSFGRQFVRSVLSRYNPKRLIVFSRDELKQFEMQQEFPASAMRFFLGDVRDAERLMQAMRGVDIVVHVAALKQVPAAEYNPTECVKTNVHGAENVIAAAIANEVEKVVALSSDKAANPINLYGATKLVSDKLFVAANNIAGGHRTRFSVVRYGNVVGSRGSVIPYFRKLLAEGAKELPVTDLRMTRFWITLQQGVDFALRDFERMQGGEVFVPKIPSAKVVDLATAMAPNLPIRVVGIRAGEKLHEVMCPSDDSHLTLEFDDHYVVCPSIQFSRPVDYRRNGLQEEGRPVQDGFEYSSGTNNWFLTNDELVKLVAEN encoded by the coding sequence ATGCTCAACGGTAAATCCATACTTCTGACCGGAGGCACGGGCTCCTTCGGCCGGCAGTTTGTTCGATCAGTGCTGAGTCGGTACAATCCCAAGCGGCTGATCGTCTTTTCGCGAGATGAGCTCAAGCAGTTCGAAATGCAGCAGGAGTTCCCTGCCTCCGCAATGCGTTTTTTTCTGGGTGATGTGCGTGATGCCGAGCGGCTCATGCAAGCAATGCGAGGTGTGGACATTGTGGTGCATGTCGCAGCCTTGAAGCAGGTGCCGGCAGCGGAATACAACCCGACAGAGTGCGTCAAAACTAATGTGCACGGAGCCGAGAATGTGATCGCGGCGGCTATTGCCAATGAGGTGGAGAAAGTGGTGGCGCTTTCTTCCGATAAGGCTGCGAATCCCATCAATCTGTATGGGGCCACCAAACTGGTTTCGGACAAGCTGTTCGTTGCCGCAAATAATATCGCTGGCGGACACCGTACGCGTTTTTCCGTGGTGCGGTACGGGAATGTTGTGGGCTCCCGAGGCTCAGTTATTCCATATTTCCGGAAGCTCCTCGCTGAAGGAGCGAAAGAGCTCCCGGTCACGGATCTCCGGATGACAAGGTTTTGGATCACGCTTCAGCAAGGGGTCGATTTCGCGTTGCGAGATTTTGAACGGATGCAGGGCGGGGAAGTTTTCGTGCCGAAGATCCCCTCCGCCAAGGTTGTCGACTTAGCGACCGCCATGGCCCCAAACCTCCCGATACGGGTAGTTGGAATCAGGGCGGGTGAAAAACTGCACGAAGTGATGTGTCCGTCGGACGACTCTCATTTGACGCTGGAATTTGACGATCACTATGTCGTGTGTCCTTCGATACAGTTTTCCCGGCCGGTCGATTACCGGCGGAATGGCCTTCAGGAGGAGGGACGTCCAGTTCAGGATGGTTTTGAATATAGTTCCGGAACAAATAACTGGTTCCTCACTAATGATGAACTGGTAAAGCTAGTGGCCGAAAACTGA
- the pseF gene encoding pseudaminic acid cytidylyltransferase, whose protein sequence is MNIAVIPARGGSKRIPKKNIKLFGGLPILAYSIKAAQSCGLFEKVIVSTDQEEIASVAAQFGAETPFLRPPELSDDFTGTNAVTKHAIQWLNQRGVSITHACCIYATAPFIQARFLRQGFELLHRSERSFAFSVTSYAAPIQRALRRRPDGTVEPFQPEYIMTRSQDLEEAYHDAGQFYWGTAGAFLEDVPLFSPASIGVVVPRYLVKDIDTIEDWRQAELMHAALTHFSEMWEQESGEEQ, encoded by the coding sequence ATAAACATCGCCGTAATTCCTGCCCGTGGAGGCAGTAAGCGGATTCCAAAGAAGAACATCAAGCTCTTTGGAGGACTGCCGATTCTTGCCTATTCGATCAAGGCCGCGCAGTCCTGCGGTCTCTTCGAGAAGGTGATCGTCTCCACAGACCAGGAAGAAATTGCCTCCGTTGCGGCTCAATTTGGCGCAGAGACTCCGTTCTTGCGTCCCCCTGAATTATCTGATGACTTCACCGGGACCAATGCGGTTACCAAACACGCGATCCAGTGGTTGAACCAACGGGGAGTGTCCATCACCCACGCCTGTTGCATCTACGCTACGGCGCCCTTCATCCAGGCGCGCTTTCTCCGGCAGGGGTTTGAGCTGTTGCACAGATCCGAGCGGTCCTTTGCCTTTTCAGTAACCTCCTACGCTGCTCCTATCCAGCGGGCCTTGCGCCGAAGGCCGGATGGGACGGTTGAACCCTTCCAGCCTGAGTACATCATGACGCGATCGCAGGACCTCGAAGAGGCCTATCATGACGCGGGGCAGTTCTATTGGGGCACAGCCGGAGCGTTTCTGGAGGATGTCCCGCTTTTCTCCCCCGCTTCCATAGGAGTTGTAGTCCCTCGATATTTGGTTAAAGACATTGATACGATTGAAGATTGGCGTCAGGCTGAACTTATGCACGCAGCACTCACTCACTTTTCCGAGATGTGGGAGCAGGAATCGGGCGAAGAACAGTAA
- the gmd gene encoding GDP-mannose 4,6-dehydratase: MKALITGITGQDGSYLAEFLLAKGYDVFGIIRRSSSFNTGRIDGIYQDPHTSGAKLHLVYGDLNDASSLNRIIRTVRPDEIYNLGAQSHVRVSFDIPEYTAEITALGTVRLLEAIRESGLRPKFYQASSSEMYGKVQEVPQRETTPFYPRSPYGAAKVYAHWITVNYREAYGLFACNGILFNHESPRRGETFVTRKITKAAARIKLGLQQELFLGNLDAKRDWGYAGDYVEAMWLMLQQDHPDDYVVATGETHTVREFLDVAFGHLGLDWQRYVQIDPRYYRPTEVDLLIGDPAKAQRQLGWKPTVDFHQLGIMMVEADMEAERLKMRGTASKGA, translated from the coding sequence GTGAAAGCGTTGATCACAGGAATTACGGGTCAGGACGGGTCCTATCTCGCAGAGTTTCTCCTGGCCAAGGGGTATGACGTTTTTGGAATCATTCGTCGATCCAGTTCGTTCAACACAGGACGGATAGACGGAATTTATCAGGATCCACACACATCAGGGGCCAAACTGCATCTGGTGTATGGAGATTTGAACGATGCTAGCTCGTTAAACAGGATTATACGAACGGTCCGTCCCGACGAAATCTACAATCTTGGAGCGCAGAGCCATGTTCGGGTCAGTTTCGATATTCCTGAATACACCGCTGAAATTACGGCCCTCGGAACCGTCCGATTGCTGGAAGCGATTCGCGAGTCGGGGCTGCGGCCCAAGTTTTATCAGGCCTCGTCGAGTGAAATGTACGGCAAAGTGCAGGAAGTCCCGCAGCGCGAAACCACGCCGTTTTATCCCCGGAGTCCATACGGCGCGGCGAAAGTCTATGCCCATTGGATCACGGTCAATTATCGTGAGGCCTATGGGTTGTTCGCCTGTAACGGCATTCTCTTCAATCATGAATCGCCGCGCCGAGGTGAAACCTTCGTGACACGCAAAATCACCAAGGCAGCAGCCCGGATCAAACTGGGATTGCAGCAGGAATTGTTCCTCGGCAACCTGGATGCCAAACGGGATTGGGGATATGCCGGCGATTATGTCGAGGCCATGTGGCTCATGCTGCAGCAGGACCATCCCGATGATTATGTCGTGGCGACCGGGGAAACGCATACCGTGCGGGAATTTCTCGATGTGGCGTTCGGGCATTTGGGCCTCGACTGGCAGCGTTATGTGCAGATCGATCCGCGGTATTATCGCCCGACGGAGGTCGATCTGCTGATCGGTGATCCGGCAAAGGCGCAGCGGCAGCTCGGATGGAAACCGACCGTAGATTTTCACCAGCTGGGGATCATGATGGTCGAGGCGGACATGGAAGCTGAACGGCTGAAGATGCGGGGCACGGCGTCGAAGGGAGCCTAG